One window from the genome of Myxococcales bacterium encodes:
- a CDS encoding AI-2E family transporter — translation MADEPVPSPQPDDVSQPNLRPVELPPNTAIATLLRFLRRWGFPLFILLVLILGRSVLLPFVFAVLVAYLLAPVVRWLAQTKSGKPRMARGLAIVLCYAAFLTAVGGFVTILAPRIADDVQRVGEEAPGMIEALDKEWLPKTAAWLESHFPFLKPKPVPPSVLDLDGSGLPPGTIFTTKQMADGRVAVQLLPGGLEVRPVGSGYRILPNEDPPAAASLEDRLRAWVASSMVGLKSQGRRLVATGQSIVGGVFRGIFTFFIVLMLAAFILIDMEKVHKFLRLLFPPSARGDYDAIIAGVDRGLSGVIRGQLIICLVNGILTYIGLVIFDVKYALVLGFVAGIMSLIPIFGSILSTIPIVISALVSGPEGIDIVRAAAAGGWIAGIHLLEANFLNPKIIGTAANIHPVLVVFSLVLGEHSFGLVGALLAVPVASTIQVLFLFFYRKAWKDPKAFA, via the coding sequence ATGGCAGACGAACCAGTGCCGTCACCTCAGCCTGACGACGTATCGCAGCCGAATCTACGCCCGGTCGAGCTGCCACCCAACACGGCGATCGCCACCCTGCTGCGGTTCTTGCGTCGCTGGGGCTTTCCCTTGTTTATCTTGCTGGTCCTAATTTTGGGCCGAAGCGTGCTATTGCCCTTTGTCTTCGCGGTGCTGGTCGCCTACCTCCTAGCGCCGGTTGTACGGTGGCTGGCGCAGACCAAGTCGGGCAAGCCACGCATGGCGCGTGGCCTCGCGATCGTCCTGTGTTATGCGGCGTTTCTTACCGCCGTCGGGGGGTTTGTCACCATTTTGGCGCCCCGAATTGCCGACGACGTCCAGCGCGTCGGCGAGGAGGCACCGGGCATGATCGAAGCCTTAGATAAAGAGTGGCTGCCCAAGACGGCGGCCTGGCTCGAGAGCCATTTCCCGTTCCTCAAACCCAAGCCCGTGCCGCCGTCGGTGCTTGATCTTGATGGGTCGGGACTGCCTCCTGGGACCATCTTCACGACCAAGCAAATGGCGGATGGCCGGGTCGCGGTGCAGTTGCTTCCCGGTGGCCTTGAGGTGCGTCCCGTAGGCTCGGGGTATCGCATTCTGCCCAACGAGGACCCGCCGGCAGCGGCGAGCCTGGAGGACCGCCTGCGCGCCTGGGTGGCCTCAAGCATGGTGGGCCTGAAATCTCAAGGACGTCGCCTGGTGGCGACGGGCCAGAGCATTGTTGGTGGCGTGTTTCGCGGCATTTTCACCTTCTTTATTGTCTTGATGTTGGCGGCCTTCATCCTCATCGATATGGAAAAGGTCCATAAGTTTCTGCGCCTGCTATTTCCACCCAGCGCGCGCGGCGACTACGACGCGATTATTGCCGGCGTTGATCGCGGGCTGTCGGGGGTGATCCGCGGCCAGCTCATTATTTGCCTCGTCAACGGCATCCTCACCTATATTGGGCTCGTCATTTTCGACGTGAAATACGCCTTGGTGCTTGGCTTCGTCGCCGGCATCATGAGTTTGATCCCAATCTTCGGCTCAATTCTGTCGACGATTCCGATCGTCATCTCGGCCTTGGTCTCGGGGCCTGAAGGCATCGATATCGTGCGCGCCGCCGCCGCCGGCGGGTGGATCGCGGGTATCCACCTCCTCGAGGCGAACTTCTTAAATCCAAAAATCATTGGCACCGCTGCCAATATCCATCCTGTGCTGGTGGTGTTTTCGCTCGTGCTCGGCGAGCACAGCTTTGGGCTGGTGGGGGCCTTGCTCGCGGTGCCTGTCGCTTCGACGATCCAGGTCTTGTTCTTGTTTTTCTACCGCAAGGCGTGGAAAGACCCCAAGGCTTTCGCCTAA
- a CDS encoding BrnT family toxin, with protein sequence MATVRFGDFEWDEAKAASNLQKHHVSFVEAIECFLDPLAITAPDKDDPHRFVLIGATQNDRVLFVVSIEIRDRIRIISARKASPQQRKRYRDGT encoded by the coding sequence ATGGCGACGGTGCGGTTTGGTGACTTTGAATGGGACGAAGCCAAGGCAGCGTCTAACCTTCAAAAACATCATGTTAGCTTTGTTGAGGCCATCGAATGTTTTCTCGATCCTCTGGCGATTACAGCACCAGACAAAGATGACCCGCATCGTTTCGTGTTAATCGGGGCAACCCAAAACGACCGTGTGTTGTTCGTGGTCTCGATTGAGATCCGCGATCGAATTCGAATTATTAGCGCACGCAAAGCATCTCCTCAGCAGAGAAAGAGGTATCGCGATGGCACGTAG
- a CDS encoding transposase, with protein MRRHALTDEQWARLVAVIPKQQRGPSAKIGDRQFVDAVLFRAKTGLPWRDLPERFGPWKASTIASTTGLSAVIGNSSLRRCRFVSINPDLLLMAVTSAPTKMPRVEKGARIQLFGS; from the coding sequence ATGCGACGGCATGCTTTAACAGACGAGCAGTGGGCGCGCTTGGTCGCGGTCATACCCAAGCAGCAGCGTGGGCCAAGCGCCAAAATCGGCGACCGACAGTTCGTAGATGCGGTGCTCTTTCGCGCCAAGACAGGCCTGCCGTGGCGTGATCTGCCCGAGCGCTTCGGGCCGTGGAAAGCGTCTACAATCGCTTCAACAACTGGTCTAAGCGCGGTTATTGGAAACTCATCTTTAAGGCGCTGCAGGTTCGTGTCGATAAATCCGGATCTATTGTTGATGGCAGTAACGTCCGCGCCCACCAAGATGCCGCGGGTGGAAAAGGGGGCCCGAATTCAACTGTTTGGGTCGTAG